The DNA region ACAGCTGTTTCGAAAGAGGCTTACGTCACTGGCCGTCATTATCAAATAGCCAGAACATCGTCGCCTCGCTGGATTACCAGACaccttccatcctcataaaacgttgcctcCGGCTTGAGGGGGTAATGCGGAAGgggtgggagagtctgtcctttcacGGTGATCCAAACAGGGGGGTGAACTTGGTGCAGCCGACTTCATGGACTGAAATTGTCCGGAGATGTGGTACAACGTCTTGGGTTCGGTCAATATTAAAAGCGTGTCTTACCAGATGTCCTGTCTTCGCCTTTGACTCCTTCCCGTATCGGAATTCGTCCAcggccaagtcttgccagtctcccttggTGCTAGAGGCTTGTTTCGTCAGGGTGTTGGTAAGAAACCCACGCTCTTTAGCTTGAACCCAGGACAAACCCTATCGGTGGTATGGGGAAGCACCAATCCTGTCTGCCACCGAGGGAAACCTGgaacttcggccagtaatgcactgccctcttttcctttaacctctccagTCAACttttgaggcttccagggtgcatacacaggaattACTGAGAGCTGTCCCTCCTCCGCTGCTCATGGATTAGGCAGCATGCGGGTGGGCAATTGTCTCtgtggagccattaactctgGGGTTTCAGTGGATTCTCCCCTCCCTGTCTCGTAATAATCCTCGGTATTCCCCTTTCTGGATCTGAGGATATAGACAGCCTCCCCTTCCCCGCTGCCGCCCGAGCAGCCACCATATCTGAGtactgggaggattggggttcgggagcactgggtgcacTCGGCCCCTGGTAAGGTGGTGGGAGTACGGTGggtgcccactcctcatcacggtcacCGTCCGCAAACAGGATCGGTATCCCAGACATGGGTTcgggatcccttgtttccctGTCAGTTCGAACTTTAGACTGacgttcctgcccttctctcctatctaggccggccttggtttgctgacgttgtttttcctgctctcgTTTTCGGCGCCCATTCACCCATTCACACTCCGCCTTTAGCGACTCGCATCCTTCTGCAGTACGTACCTCTCTCCCTTTGTCACACGCATTATCCCTCCAACTTGCTCATCATGTACTGTTCCACTTTGCATCTGCCTTATCCTTCCATtgccttttcaacaatttccacttcttccCACAGTTCTTCTTCCATAttaaatttactgcttgttctcaagAGGTGATATCGCAGGCTCCCGCTCAGCGGCCACATTTTCCCCCCCAATCTTTTTATTCAGCGCTGCAGTCAACATTCacaaatctttttccttgtctggaaaactctcacacACATTGTGTAGGGCTGCTCTCGGCCCACTCGTATCACTCGACTCCATGCCCTCTAAGTAATTTACCCAGCACAAAGCCTCCTGCTCGATTAACAATCAGATAAATTCACCCAGCAGGCACCACCTGCTGAATTGATAAATTTACCCAGCCCGTCTGTCTCCTGCCCAGTTACTAAAATTTACCTGGTACCTTCTTCTGCTCAATTAATATATTTACCAGGATCCGACTCCTACTCAATTAATAACATTTGCCTAGCTTCTACAAGTCTTCCGACAGATACTTTCCCGATCCCGTCAAGGTATGCAAGTAGCCCTCGGCGAGGAACCGTGCCTCCAAAGGAACTACCGGAGAGCGACAAAAGGTGAAATACCCGTTGGGCGCCCGGTCGGTCTCCGCAGTCCCCGGAGTGGTCCGGCCGCTTACTCAGTCTGTCTGCTTCGCACTCTCTGTATTGGGATCCTGTTCGTGACGCCCAATGTTAAAgtcgaatctgaataaaactcgggAGACCAGTTTCCTCTCGGCACCACAGTTTATTGGATTCTCTTGCaagagtttgagacccagttaaCAAAGGGAAGGCATGTCAGTGCTGCCaaccatctgacaagtggactcTCTCAGTCAGGTTACAGCAGTATATTCATACATAGTAAGTCCCATACATCACTGTTGCAAGCTGCTATTAGAACTGGTAcgcccaccaagtctgttggtgcaaaacttaatGTCTTAGATAACAGAGTGCACTAACTCAAGGCTTGAATATAGATGGATATACAGTCCAGTCCTTATCAGCTATTCCCTTTGCAAGGTCCTGACTTCATTCCAGACAGATGTTCATTGCTGTCCTTATCAATGAGTGCTTACTCAAACACGGGTACAATATACATTATCAAATTCTCAATGTCCCTCTGACAATTAAAAGGAAACCAGTATAAGCCGTTTACTTTCTTAACTgctgaagacagagtttacttttgttcaaaaattcctattcagtcctACTTATTCTTTTAGCTGGAGGTTACTtgggttcaaaatgattttttataTATCCGCATTTCCtcagaatggtttctccccagtgtgagtttgCTGATGTCTCGAGAGCTGAGATGAacgactgaatcctttcccacattcagagcaggtgaacggcctctccccagtgtgaacaagcTGATGTTCTTTCAGCTGAGCTGAatcggtgaatcccttcccacattctgggcagatgaatggtttctctccagtgtggattcgctgatgtaccttcagttgagctgactgggtgaatcgtttcccacattcagagcatgtgaacggcttctctccagtgtggattcgctgatgtaccttcagttgagctgactgggtgaatcccttcccacattcagagcaggtgaacggcttctccccggtgtggactcgctggtgtaccttcagttgagctgactgggtgaatcctttcccacattcagagcatgtgaacggcttctccccggtgtgaactcgctggtgtctctgtaggctggacgagtgagtgaatcccttcccacattctgagcagatgaatggtttctccccagtgtgaatttgctggtgtctcaggagttgagatgaacgaatgaatcctttcccacattctgagcgagtgaatggcttctccccggtgtggactctctgatgtaacttcagttgagctgactgggtgaatcgtttcccacattcagagcatgtgaacggcttctccccagtgtgaactcgctggtgtttctgtaggctggacgagtgagtgaatcccttcccacattctgagcagatgaatggtttctccccagtgtgaatttgctggtgtctcaggagttgagatgaacgaatgaatcctttcccacattctgagcgagtgaatggcttctccccggtgtggactctctgatgtaacttcagttgagctgactgggtgaatcgtttcccacattcagagcatgtgaacggcttctccccagtgtgaactcgctggtgtttctgtaggctggacgagtgagtgaatcccttcccacagtcagagcaggtgaacggcctctccccagtgtgaactcgctgatgtaccttcaattcagatgaccgaacaaatcctttcccacattcagagcaggtgaacggcttctcgccagtatgaactcgctgatgggacttcagttcagatgaccgaacaaatcccttcccacactcagagcaggtgaacggcctctcactagtgtgaactcgctgatgtaacttcagttcagatgaccgaacaaatcccttcccacactcagagcaggtgaacggcctctcactagagtgaactcgctgatgtgtcttcagttgagatgactgagtgaatcctttcccacattcagagcagacgaacggcttctccccagtgtggattcgctgatgtaacttcagttgagatgactgggtgaatcctttcccacattcagagcatgtgaatggtttctccccagtgtggattcgctgatgtaacttcagttgagaggactgggtgaatcctttcccacattcagagcatgtgaatggtttcTCCTCACTGTGATCTAACTGGTGCGTTAATAGACTAAAacgccgagtgaatcctttcccacagtctgagcaggtgaacggcctctccacagtgtgaacaaactgatgttctttcagatgaactgaatcagtgaatcccttcccacattctgagcagatgaatggtttctccccagtgtgaatttgctggtgtctcaggagttgagatgaacgaatgaatcctttcccacattctgagcaagtgaatggtttctccccggtgtggactctctgatgtaacttcagttgagctgattgggtgaatcctttcccacattcagagcatgtgaacggcttctccccagtgtgaactcgctggtgtttctgtaggctggacgagtgagtgaatcccttcccacattcagagcatgtgaacggcttctctccagtgtggattcgctgatgtaccttcagttgagatgactgggtgaatcctttcccacattcagagcatgtgaacggcttctccccagtgtgaactcgctggtgtctctgtaggctggacgagtgagtgaatcccttcccacagtctgagcagatgaatggtttctccccagtgtgaatttgctggtgtctcaggagttgagatgaacgaatgaatcctttcccacattctgagcaagtgaatggcttctccccggtgtggactctctgatgtaacttcagttgagttgactgggtgaatcctttcccacattcagagcatgtgaacggcttctctccagtgtggattcgctgatgtaccttcagttgagatgactgggtgaatcgtttcccacattcagagcatgtgaacggcttctccccagtgtggactcgctggtgtttctgtaggctggacgagtgagtgaatcccttcccacagtcagagcaggtgaacggcctctccccagtgtgaactcgctgatgtaccttcagttgagatgaccgagcaaatcctttcccacattcagagcaggtgaatggcttctccccagtatgaactcgctgatgggacttcagttcagatgaccgaacaaatcccttcccacactcagagcaggtgaacggcctctcactagtgtgaactcgctgatgtaacttcagttcaaatgaccgaacaaatcctttcccacattcagagcaggtgaacggcttctccccagtatgaactcgctgatgggacttcagttcagatgactgagcgaataccttcccacattcagagcaagtgaacggcttctccccagtgtggactcgctgatgggacttcagttgagatgactgggtgaatcccttctcacagtctgagcttgtgaatggcatctccctagtgtgaactcgctggtgtctatgtagtgtggacgagtgagtgaatctcttcccacagtctgaacaactgaacggCCTCTTCTCAATGTGAACTCGCTGCTGTTCATCCagttgagatgattgagtgaaccCGTTCCcctattcagagcaggtgaatggcttctccccggtgtgaactcattGGTGTCACTGTGGTCTGTTTGAGcgtgtgaatgtcttcccaccatCCAAGCAGGTcaatgtcctctcactggtgaactTTAGGATATATCTTCAGCATCGACAATAGAACGAATTGCTTCCCACTTGCAGAATAGGTGGAGCATCTCActctggtgtgaacttgctgatgtatcttcaggctggatgactgagtagttcccctccctcacacagagtaggtgaatggcctctccccacggtgaactcactggccagtctgtggggaggctgtgagtgaatcccttcccacactgagagaaggagaatgatatctccccacggtgaactcactggcctgtctgtgggtaggctgtgagtgaatcccttcccacactgagagaaggagaatgatatctccccacggtgaactcactggcctgtctgtgggtaggctgtgagtgaatcccttcccacactgagagaaggagaatgatatctccccacggtgaactcactggcctgtctgtgggtaggctgtgagtgaatcccttcccacactgagagaaggagaatgatatctcaccacggtgaactcactggcgagtctgtgggtaggctgtgagtgaatcccttcccacactgagagaaggagaatgatacctGACTACAATCAATTCTCTGacaattcagaaagtcagaagtttTGAATCCCTTGTAGTTTTGAAGTTTtgaatgcagttgaagaactgatctccagtgaacaaatgctggtgtgttcacagcaccccggttccagtggatttcactgagttacaacagaaaacttgaTTTCAGAGACAGAACACATTACCAGATGGTATGAGATAATGCTTCATCTCCATGGATTGACAACAGATGTGTTGGTgttgcaaagaaaatatttggtcactccttaaatatccagagtcagcaaaactgatgtgttgttgtgtttgagattcccgtgcacaagtgttctgtcatttcaaacctgtaaaaatatttgcaaaatacatcaatgggtgaaggacagtatttcaggagagattatagtctgtggtgagaacacaagaacataagaaataggagccggAGTCGGCCAATTGgctcgtcgagcctgctccgctatTTAATAAGAACATAGCTGATCTGGCGATggacatctccacctacctgccttttccccataacccttaattcccctactatgccaaaatctatccaacctggtcttaaatatattcactgaggtagtctccactccttcattgagcagagaaatccacagattcaccaccctctgggaaaaacagttcctcctcatctccatcccaatttcccccaaatcttgaggcgacatcctctagttctagcctcatccATCTCATCCATCTAGCCTCAgaaagtggaaacaactttcctccctctatcttatctattcctgtCATAATTTCACACGTTTCTATATGTTCTCTGAATGAGAGCTCTGGCATCACAATTTTAACTCAATTTGGGGGTACTCAtcttgagatataccccaggctaccgtgggaagtgagggaggaaaatgctggacgtttggtgatgatctttgcaccatcagTAGGGAGGGGAAAAGTACCAGAGGATGAGGAGACATTATTCCCATTTCAGGTAAGCcggataagccaggaaattacagaccagtggttCTTACTTCAGAGGAGGGCAAGCTGTTGGAGAAGCTCTTGAGAGGCAGCAtttctgagcatttggagaagcatcatCTGATGtgggatagtcagcgtggctctgtctagggcagatcgtgccttatgaacctgattgatttctttgaggatgtaacaaaacacactgatgaaggtagagcattggatgtagtgtacatggctttcagtaaggcttttgataagattcctcatgcaaggctcattcaggaaGTAATGACGCAAGGATCCAagaagaccttgctttgtggatccaggattggcttgcccacagaagccaaaaggtggctgtagatggttcgtattctgcatggaggacggtgaccagtggtgttccacagggatgtgttctgagactccttctctttgtgatctttataaatgatcttgatgaggaagtagaagggtgggtcagtaagtttgctgatgacacaaaagctgaGGGTGTTGTGAGCAGTCTGGACAGTTctccagaggttacagcaggacatcgataggatgcagaactggcagatggagttcaacccagataagtgtgctgTGGTTTATTTCAGTACAtcagatttgaagacagaatggaaTATTAtgttaggactcttggcagtgtggaggatcagctagatcttggggtccatgtcaattTTACACTTAAAGCTGCAGCACTGATTGacattgttgttaagaaggccttcatcaaccatggaactgAGTCCAAGagtggtgaggtaatgttgcagttatataagacCTGATTTATACCCCACTTAGAGTATTCTattacctcattacaggaaggttgtggatactatagaaagagtgcagaggagatttacaaggatgttgcatggattggagaacatgccttatgagaataggttgagtgaactttgtagcgacggaggatgagaggtgacctgatagatgtgtataagatgatgagaggcattgatcgtgtggacagccagaggctttttcctggggctgaaat from Hemitrygon akajei unplaced genomic scaffold, sHemAka1.3 Scf000159, whole genome shotgun sequence includes:
- the LOC140724083 gene encoding uncharacterized protein, producing MPFTSSDCEKGFTQSSQLKSHQRVHTGEKPFTCSECGKVFAQSSELKSHQRVHTGEKPFTCSECGKGFVRSFELKLHQRVHTSERPFTCSECGKGFVRSSELKSHQRVHTGEKPFTCSECGKGFARSSQLKVHQRVHTGERPFTCSDCGKGFTHSSSLQKHQRVHTGEKPFTCSECGKRFTQSSQLKVHQRIHTGEKPFTCSECGKGFTQSTQLKLHQRVHTGEKPFTCSECGKGFIRSSQLLRHQQIHTGEKPFICSDCGKGFTHSSSLQRHQRVHTGEKPFTCSECGKGFTQSSQLKVHQRIHTGEKPFTCSECGKGFTHSSSLQKHQRVHTGEKPFTCSECGKGFTQSAQLKLHQRVHTGEKPFTCSECGKGFIRSSQLLRHQQIHTGEKPFICSECGKGFTDSVHLKEHQFVHTVERPFTCSDCGKGFTRRFSLLTHQLDHSEEKPFTCSECGKGFTQSSQLKLHQRIHTGEKPFTCSECGKGFTQSSQLKLHQRIHTGEKPFVCSECGKGFTQSSQLKTHQRVHSSERPFTCSECGKGFVRSSELKLHQRVHTSERPFTCSECGKGFVRSSELKSHQRVHTGEKPFTCSECGKGFVRSSELKVHQRVHTGERPFTCSDCGKGFTHSSSLQKHQRVHTGEKPFTCSECGKRFTQSAQLKLHQRVHTGEKPFTRSECGKGFIRSSQLLRHQQIHTGEKPFICSECGKGFTHSSSLQKHQRVHTGEKPFTCSECGKRFTQSAQLKLHQRVHTGEKPFTRSECGKGFIRSSQLLRHQQIHTGEKPFICSECGKGFTHSSSLQRHQRVHTGEKPFTCSECGKGFTQSAQLKVHQRVHTGEKPFTCSECGKGFTQSAQLKVHQRIHTGEKPFTCSECGKRFTQSAQLKVHQRIHTGEKPFICPECGKGFTDSAQLKEHQLVHTGERPFTCSECGKGFSRSSQLSRHQQTHTGEKPF